A genome region from Populus alba chromosome 5, ASM523922v2, whole genome shotgun sequence includes the following:
- the LOC118061978 gene encoding uncharacterized protein, whose protein sequence is METLSSSAAIVSSSSSPLSFFSPKRKELNSPPRLLRFHTSSKKDNKDSDLQSNSNDSSIVPLFNKPTLSKDAAMGLVLSAASVRGWTTGSGMEGPSVPAGAEDGSNTEKVSTLPWSLFTKSPRRRMRVAFTCNVCGQRTTRAINPHAYTDGTVFVQCCGCNVFHKLVDNLNLFHEMKCYVNPSFNYRDAKWDGGFKLFDMDDDDDHQDQDGGGDMFPM, encoded by the exons ATGGAAACTCTGAGCTCCTCTGCAGCAATCGTCTCATCCTCCTCTTCTCCTCTATCCTTCTTCTCTCCAAAACGAAAGGAATTGAATTCCCCTCCTAGACTCCTCCGATTCCACACCTCTTCAAAAA AGGATAACAAAGATTCGGATCTCCAATCCAACTCTAATGATTCCAGCATCGTCCCTCTCTTCAACAAACCCACGCTCTCCaag GATGCGGCGATGGGATTGGTATTGAGCGCGGCATCTGTGAGAGGATGGACTACAGGTTCAGGCATGGAAGGACCTTCAGTGCCAGCTGGAGCCGAGGACGGATCCAATACGGAGAAGGTCTCGACTCTCCCGTGGTCTCTCTTCACGAAATCACCACGTAGGCGAATGCGCGTGGCGTTTACTTGCAATGTTTGTGGTCAGAGAACTACTCGTGCTATCAATCCCCATGCTTACACTGACGGCACCGTCTTCGTTCAG TGTTGTGGTTGCAATGTGTTTCATAAGCTAGTGGATAATCTGAACTTGTTTCACGAGATGAAGTGCTACGTGAACCCTAGCTTTAATTATCGAGATGCGAAGTGGGATGGTGGATTCAAGTTGTTTGatatggatgatgatgatgatcatcaGGATCAGGATGGTGGCGGTGACATGTTTCCGATGTAA
- the LOC118061979 gene encoding plastocyanin A, chloroplastic, with protein sequence MATVTSAAVSIPSFTGLKAGSASIARVSASAKVSASPLPRLSIKASMKDVGVAFVATAASAMIASNAMAIDVLLGADDGSLAFVPSEFSISPGEKIVFKNNAGFPHNIVFDEDSIPSGVDASKISMSEEDLLNAKGETFEVALSNKGEYSFYCSPHQGAGMVGKVIVN encoded by the coding sequence ATGGCCACTGTCACCTCTGCTGCTGTTTCAATCCCATCTTTCACCGGTCTTAAGGCAGGCAGTGCCTCCATTGCTAGAGTCAGTGCCAGTGCCAAGGTCTCAGCCTCTCCACTCCCAAGGCTCAGCATCAAGGCCTCAATGAAAGACGTTGGTGTAGCCTTTGTCGCCACCGCTGCTAGCGCAATGATTGCTAGCAATGCTATGGCCATCGACGTCTTGCTTGGAGCTGACGATGGATCATTGGCTTTTGTTCCCAGTGAGTTCTCCATATCCCCTGGTGAAAAGATCGTCTTCAAGAACAATGCCGGATTCCCACACAACATTGTCTTCGACGAGGATTCTATTCCAAGTGGGGTTGATGCGTCAAAAATCTCCATGAGTGAGGAGGATCTCCTCAATGCCAAAGGAGAGACTTTCGAAGTTGCCTTGAGTAACAAAGGTGAATACAGCTTCTACTGTTCTCCTCACCAGGGAGCTGGCATGGTGGGAAAAGTTATCGTTAATTAG
- the LOC118061976 gene encoding ornithine decarboxylase — protein sequence MGSIPRNLHAGVVLGAPGVKGKRVTTISKNGLTEFMLSIISKKQETKEPFYVLDLGEVTALMEKWAMTLPMVRPFYAVKCNPDPALLGSLAALGSNFDCASRAEIESVLSLGVSPNRIVYANPCKQESHIKYAASVGVNLTTFDSKEELDKIRKWHPKCALLIRIKAPDDSGARCPLGPKYGALPEEVTPLLQAAQTARLNVVGVSFHIGSGATRARAYKGAIASAKSVFEAAVRLGMPGMKILNIGGGFTAGSQFDEAATAITSALQAYFPNEPGLTVISEPGRFFAESAFTLATNIIGKRVRGDLREYWINDGIYGSMNCILYDHATITCTPLACTSNRANLTCKGLRAYGSTVFGPTCDALDTVLTGHQLPELQINDWLVFPNMGAYTAAAGSSFNGFNTAAILTHLASSNMN from the coding sequence ATGGGGTCGATCCCTAGGAACCTCCACGCCGGTGTCGTATTGGGTGCACCGGGTGTTAAGGGAAAGAGGGTCACGACCATATCAAAAAATGGCCTGACTGAATTTATGCTGTCAATAATctccaaaaaacaagaaaccaaaGAGCCCTTTTACGTCCTTGATTTAGGAGAGGTCACTGCCCTCATGGAGAAGTGGGCAATGACTCTTCCCATGGTACGTCCCTTCTACGCCGTCAAGTGCAATCCTGACCCGGCTCTCCTCGGTTCGTTGGCGGCTCTTGGCTCAAACTTCGATTGTGCAAGCCGGGCCGAGATCGAATCCGTTCTATCCCTCGGAGTTTCTCCGAATCGGATCGTCTATGCGAATCCGTGCAAGCAAGAATCCCACATCAAATACGCTGCAAGTGTGGGTGTTAATTTAACTACTTTTGATTCAAAGGAAGAGCTCGACAAGATTCGGAAATGGCATCCGAAGTGTGCATTGCTCATTCGGATTAAAGCCCCTGATGACAGTGGAGCAAGGTGTCCCTTAGGTCCCAAATATGGCGCACTTCCTGAAGAAGTCACGCCTCTTCTCCAAGCCGCTCAAACCGCTCGGCTCAATGTAGTTGGTGTTTCTTTCCACATAGGAAGCGGAGCCACACGCGCTAGAGCATACAAAGGAGCCATAGCTTCGGCTAAATCTGTATTTGAAGCCGCAGTTCGTCTTGGCATGCCTGGAATGAAGATACTAAACATTGGCGGCGGCTTCACGGCCGGATCCCAGTTCGATGAAGCAGCAACAGCAATCACATCCGCCCTCCAAGCTTATTTCCCAAACGAACCGGGCTTGACAGTCATTTCTGAACCGGGCCGGTTTTTTGCTGAGTCGGCTTTCACGTTAGCCACCAACATTATAGGAAAACGTGTCAGAGGTGACTTAAGAGAGTATTGGATTAATGACGGTATTTACGGCTCCATGAACTGTATTTTATACGATCATGCAACTATCACCTGCACGCCTCTGGCTTGCACTTCCAATCGTGCGAATCTCACGTGCAAAGGGTTAAGAGCTTACGGTTCGACGGTTTTTGGACCAACGTGTGATGCTCTTGACACGGTTTTAACGGGTCATCAGTTGCCGGAACTGCAGATTAATGACTGGCTTGTCTTCCCTAACATGGGTGCTTATACGGCAGCTGCTGGGTCAAGTTTCAACGGGTTCAACACAGCAGCCATTTTGACACACCTTGCCTCCTCGAATATGAACTAG